CAACGCAAATTACCTCTTGAGTAGCCGGATCCTTGTGACTGCAAGACACTGATAACACACAGTGCTGTGAACGGAGATTCGAATGCGGGACCCGTAATTCGATGTAAAGTTGTCTTTCCTCCTCTGCGTATAAGTTGCCAACTTTGACTGAGCCGGTTGCAAAGCTAAGCTGGATTTTCAAGTCATGAACAACAACGCTCAGTAATCCACCCACAAATTTGGAAAAAGCTTCCTCGGCTTGCTCGTGGCTAATGCCAGCTTCAGTGGCTTTGTGGGATGAGTTTATGGATAATTCGATGTGGGAAAAACGGGTGGATGACACATGGGGTGATCCGTGTTGCTGAGTGGTGTCATTGTCGGTGGGGCTTATGTCATCATGTCCGTCTGACAACAGCATGATGCTTGCCACTAGGTTCCTCTGGCGCCTATCTTGAAGCACTATGGTGGCTTGTTTTAGAGCTTCACCCATACTGCTTCCATCGCGGCAACTGAGGCGATCAACTATGCGTCGAGCCGAGCGCTGACCCTGAACCGTCATTCTCATCAAAGGCATTAATCTTTTCGGAGTAATGGCAAACGCCACGACCGAGAGTCTATCAGCGGGGCCTAGAGATGAAATCACCAAATGCATGGTTCGTTTCAGCGTCTGCAGCTTGGTTCCGCCCATTCTCTCACTCACGTTAAGAACTGTCACCAGGTCAATCGGGGCCCGCAGCGGGAAGGCAGTGGCAGTGGCAGTGGCGGTGGGGCCTTAATCTTCAGGACCACGACGTAGGTCTGGCCCAAGCATAAGACAGCAGCCTCAGGCAATAGAGACACCTCCACATTTCTTGATTCTCTAATGGACGAAAAGGTATTATCACTGCTGGAAATGTGGTTCATCAAAAATTCCCGAAACTCTTGAACCTCTTGAAATTCATCCGACTCTGTTAGTCGACTTCCTTTCAAGATATGATCAAATTTTGGCGAAACCAAGGGCTCATCGTCAGCATAACTTTTCAAACATCCTTGGTCGGTATATTTAGAACTGGACATTGGATTGTTGTTTGTGGGAATTTGTCGATTTTGGTCGTGGTGTTGGTTGTGGGTAGAGAGTAAAGGGACATCTTTCCAAATGATATTGCAGACAGGGCAAATCAAAGCGTCTTGATTTCTTACATGCGAGGCTATGCAAGGAAAGTGAAAAACGTGGGAGAACTCGGCAGTGTATATGGCCATTCCTTGACATGTCCTCACACTCTGCATACACACGCCACAACCAGCCTGAAGagaatcaaaataaaaacttttgtAAGCAAAAGATAATGAATGGCTAGCAAGCTACATAATTTGCTGTTGGAACTTACTCTGGATAGTCGAAGGGTGTTCTTGAAGAATGAAAAAGGTGATCTTGGCGAGGATGGATTGGAAGCAGAAATAGTTGTTGGGCTTTTGGAATTGGAGGTTATGTGGTTATCTGTTTTACCATGAATGGCTTCTTTCATTTGGCCAAAAGCCCTTCTCCAGCCACTCCCTACCATTGTACCaaatttttactgttatttGTCTAAATTCAGGCTCGTTTCCTATACTTTTTAAATATAGTGTGTAGTAAAAGTTGTAGGTCCGATATCAACTCTGGTAAAGCTTTGTTCCATAGTGATCACtcctatttattttaattttatgtacATAAACCCGATATTCATGTCATCCACCCCCATCCCTGGTCCAGGATCCATTATTAAACAAAACGACCAATACTTCGTACCAAAACAATAGTGATTGAAAAATTTGAATTACATGTATCGTGGACTAtttctatatatgtatattatttgAGATCAAAGTGCCgaaattgattatttatttccAAAGCCAAAACATCTACATGGGAGCAACATCCGATATCTCGtgcataattattaattttcagtCAAACACATGACTGAACATGAGCCAACGAATGTGCCATTTGTCTTCGAACCATCTATATTCATATGTCATGATGGACATTCTAACATCCATCTATgtaattttttcgaaaattttgattttgtgatGCTGTGGATAGCGTCTTCATCCATTCGGTACATGATACGTATGTTGAGTGATGAATCGTGGTCGCTCGTCTATATATCATATTGAATGAGTCGTCATGATTTATCAACTGAACACACATATCATAtgttgaataaataaaaatcctatCCATATAAATAACACGAAGAAAACGGTTGATTTGATTAGGGCTGCCCGTAAAACATGCCATGTTGGGTGTCAAACTATGATTTCAAAAGGGTATATTTTCACGTGATATGATACCTTTGACCAAATTGGTATTtccacatatatattttatgatttattcgaTCCTATCTCTAGTTAGGACATTACCTAAATTATTCATATATACAATGGTTATAAaggaatcattttttttcttcacgTTGATCAATATATcttattatatatgaaataaataatgatgTGACTCTCTTGTACATCGTCATTGAATCAACCACTGGATTatataacatatataatttaatgaacacaaaaatttttgtgagactgtATTAATTTTGTTAGACGGATCTCCTATTTGATTTactcattaaataatattattttttatgttaaaaatattacttattattataaatatgaacatgattaACTCGTCTCCTGGACAGAAATATGTGAGACAGTCTTACAAGAGAACTACTAATTGACCAATATATAGTGAATGGAATCTCACTAAATTAGGTTGATCATTTATTCTAATGATCAAGAACTGATTTCCCCGTTTCCGATTTAAACAACACTTTCCTTTGGctcaaaaattatttgatttttgtaaaatattgatgatttggtctttttatattatttatgaatacATGGTCGAGTTTTTCTACCACaataatttataacaattaAATATTTCCAAAATGTCGATATTACTGCAAGTGTACGGTCCAAATTTTAATATAGTGTAACAAGTACAAGTATCGTTCCACTGcctcaaatataattttttagttGATTAAAACGATAAGTTAATGAATTAATAAACTAAATTGAAATTCAATAAAGAGAtgaaacaaatataatataaataatttaaattaaaacaataattgttatgattttggtTCACCTACTCATTAATTTTTTTCGGATGTTTGAATTTCAATTCATAAAACATGCTTTTGACGAGATTCCCTAATCAATCAACATGCTCTGCCGAGTTGcattaatctaattaataaaATGAAGTAACAAAGTGTCCTTGTGTTATTTAATAATTAGAATCACATTAACGAACCGTGAAATCATCTAACTTCCGAGTCGTtggactatgactatcaacaTTTATCTAACCTTATATGTCTATGCAAAATATAGATTCATTGATTATGTTACTCTATTATGTTATAAAACCTCTTGCCGATCTCaaatataaaacataaaaatacttCGAAGtcaatcataaaaattatagaTCCTTTCTTTCTTGGCCCAAAAAATTCACACAGATTTGTCTTTATACTCGCGTCGCGCTAGAGCGCTTATTTTTACAAGCCCCTGCACGACGCTTTGatttttccttttctcttcCTTCAAGTCGAGGTGGAGCGGTCATTTTTGCAGTTCGCAGCACGAAAACTTCtatttccttcttttttttctcttcaattttaCACTGGGCGCCTATTTTTGCAGGCCCTAGCGCACCTAGTTCCGCTTTCAACcatttttttccttcaattcCTGCTGGGGCCTTTACTTTTCATGGCTTAGCATGACTCTTGTTGCCAACACTTGCACTCCAACTCCTTGAAGTTGATTTCCCATCATTTTTCAAACAATCCAAAAATTTCGTGTGAATAGTAACCCATATGCATGaattatgaaataaatgaaCAAAATACGAACTTGACACAACAAAATCATgcaaaaaaactcaaaacaacGTGATACGACACGTAAAATCGATATCGATCTATCATTAAGTTAACTATATATCTTGAAATTTTGTATTACGAGAGATAACCATGTTAAGTTCTTGAACTTAGCATAACTCCACCCAAAAGTTAGCTATTTTTAATTCACGGTGGGTCTGAGATCTgatgcaattttaaaattatatatttgattctAACTCTAACCCAAAAgatatgaaaattaattatctacATATACAACTCCCAACAACTTAATTCATCCAATATGAGATATCTACGTACCTTTTCACGCCCAAATTTACTTAGTATAATCATCGGTTTACTTATTACAATCATCTACCTAGCTCGCTACTATAATATACTACTGTACTCCATAGATTTACTTATTAGAATCATCGGTTCTCAGCTTCAGTGAAAAGTGCATATGGAAATGTGATCAGACCAATTACCGATCATCTTcaatgttaattaaataaatatcatcATCTATCTAGCTCgctattattatataaatatataatataaacccACTAATGCCGAATCACATTCCATATACCTGATCCATCATCCATCCAATAATTTGATATTCCGtcagttattttatttatatacaaaattatattttcataatatatattatgattttgtgGACAATTAATTGTTTATACGTTTTtcttattaaatcatttacataTTCAAAAAATATTCGAACTTAATTATGAAGAGTGAATGGACAAAAATTATAACTTCGCATTGGATGTTAAATAacattaacacacacacacacacacaaaccaGCCCTGACTCGTGATAAACTCCTATTGCAACTAATTTGTAtccatttttattttacaaaaataattaattcaaattataatatatatgaatCTTTTTATAAATCGctttaaattttcataatatcAAACCAATTTCGGATGTGGCACAACATAAATTAATGAATTGACTGATTTACAACATGCATGGCATTATATACATACATCATGTGGCCTTGTTACGAACGATGACTAATTAGTTAGTTTGTataaacccaaaacatgaataTTTTAACCAAATTAAATTAGTCATGAATGTCTAGTTGACATTAATCACATGGACGTAcgataatcataaataaaagGGTTGGGGCggcaataataatataaaataagatTCTTGTGGACTCGGGATTTCTAACCACGTAGGGTTGGTTGGTTGGTTGGTTGGATTTATAATTCTTGTTCCGATATGCTTATCTGTCCATCTGCAGTGctaaataatcaataatttaagataACACATATATACGTACTGATCTTGGGAACAAAATATTCGGAATTACGATGGATTTACTGTCACCGTCATAATCAGTGGTTAGAAATCGTGAAGGTCGGTGTTGGGCGAACACTGTGAATTGATCTCCCTGCAGCTAGCTAGCTCGTGGGAAGTTGATCGAGGGTTTGGATGTCAACAATGGGGAAATTGGAGTAATCTTGAAAGTTGCAACGAGCATTTGAAGAAGAAGTAATATTCGGGAGGAGACTCAACATTcgcataataatatatattccaTATCTTTAACAAGCAATTAAGAGCTCTTCCATCGAACATGCATGTTTTCACTATTGTAATACTCCAtattataacattttttttttcattttaaagtTTTCTAGagaaatgtatgtatatatcaattaaaattatttctttacATATTCTCGCTCCAAAATATATCATTGGGCATGATAATAAatttctttataaatatttaaacttgTAAAGTTCAATTTTTATGATAGTGTGGTATTGGGTTCTTCAATTTTCTGACAATGAAATTACAAATTTCTGTCTATTATAATTAGTTTAGAAGACAACACAAAAATggaagtacatatatatatatatgttcaagTGCAAGTATATGATCATAGGCTTGCTCGTTTTGCTTTCTCTTGTTCTAAGCCTTTAATTTGGAAATTCTATGGATTCCCTTCTTGTTTGTAATGACATTCAATTGTAATTTACCTTTTAAGAAAAAGTGCAAGCAGTATTTCTTCTCCATCAGTGTCGTCCCAGTCAATGGGCacaattgttttaaattaattacgtccattcaaattttaaatttttttagtaaaaaaagagttacaatattatatatatatatatatatatatatatataatattctcATCATCTGTTACTTAATATGtgcatatttatgaaaattaaacGTACATAACGCATGAGTGGGTAAAATGAGAGTATGATCACTCGGGACGTTTGAGTAGGTAGAATATGTGAACGCTTGACAATTTTCAGTAGTTCAATCATCTCGAGCTTGTTACACAAGATTTGCATGCCTTAGCTATTATATATGTTCGCTCGATTTATTCAATACTAAAGACAAACAATGAGAGCATGCATGCGTATATTTctcatattaatattattattgaaattggcCGTCATCCCACAGAATGAAATAAAAACCGCTATATATATGCAGGTTTTGTTGATGAGGAGTAGTTTGGGTTGCCCATTGGTGAGGGAAGGGAACAGCATGCAGTAGTACAATGCATGTACTTTCTTGTGCCATTTTGCTTCGGTTGGCGTGCATTTGTATATATGATTCAACAAAAGCCAGTGCTCTTTCGTTGGATTCATAATAATAAGTAGTTAAAAGGAAAAGCAGATATTGTAGTGATCGATCGAGCCTGAATTTCATGAAGAGCTCTCTCTTCATTCATCAAAAGGCGTGTAAAAAGTAGACCCACGCTTTTTCCACTTTTAACATCGAATCCAACACTTGTAAAAGCTAAGCATGTTTTGTCTTTCACTATTAAATTCCCATGCACCTCAATTGATTTTCACATTTTTTACGCCTTCACAATTCCCAAACAACGCCTTTGTATCACATATATCTCTTCATATCATTCTAACTTTGGGatcggacgctaatcatgttcttaatcgtcattgggactaattaatcaattataataaacagggtctaaattttttttaaaatataatatcaaatgcggaacgtaatggaatcactcaactatacatatcaatataaaagtaaagtacaagtcttgtactatatacaatcatttacaaactaaggttcaactactaaatatcaagtgttcaaccctatctcagatcaagtccgtagtctccactctaatcacgatctctctcttcatctcctcgaccctgaacctgtcccatctgttgtcatgcacacatacaaacacgacaacagccggataactccggtgagaataaatcccagtataaatcaacgaaacatgcaatcatataattaatataaagcatgaaggagatatcagatatatatcaaaatctgaaacataattaatatcaaactatcaatcatactcgtgactccacgactcagactagactcaatcctagtctagggatcccggttttcagacgttggtattcctatatcgaccaacagtaatagaagaaactccgattctatccacgtcgatataaccaaacatccagtgtcttgacctatccgtcacagactgtggcactatcgccaatacactatcttgtgacatcgtgcaatgtgcccgtggcgatcccgccactatcaggtacttctgtcacaagatcactcgtctaatattcgtctaacacatgctctctatacatcaatagaacaagcatatcaaatcaaatcaatgcaaataataacaaatagtatgtgatttagggaaacacaagtatatcctacttgtgtcgatctcccaataccacattgacttatacctttcgtttgtagtctcggtctgaagaaacggaagttctgaactcaagattgtctctgtaaatctgaaaggacatatcgagaataataataccaaccttccattctcaattcaatactgaatctgattaatctgaatttaattcaaatcatcggcataacggcacaatctcaatatccccgtaaataccatatcaacaaatatcaattacaaatcataacccatatccgatacaatctgtaatcaatcaataatttaaatctGTCTGGTTTCAAGTCCATATAAtcagaaattcataacaattccataatcaatctgttcttcgatctgacttcgattctacgatgtgtagtattcccagaacacataataatgatcaaataataatttctccaatatcataatttcaaatgataacagaactcaataaaacttacgtcctgctGTAGCTCGCGTCGAAAGGATTACAGAACTgtgttcggattcaaattctgataaCCAGATGTCATACAATAAAATTTCTATGGTGTAAGGAAACGTTGAGGATTAATTCATGGAGCTTCTCGATTTTTTCTCGGGAATGTGAAATTGGAAATGAAGATTAACATTTAAGTTGCAAGGTGAAGACATGTGTCCActcaatttttcatatttgcactttagtccctcaacttttcactatttacAATTCGGCCCccaataattacgaaattgccatcaaatttaaattaagtatttttctacttaattacaaaaatgtcatcaataatatttttttttcggggtctcataaaattgataacatctcgggccttacactaGCTGCTATTGCACGTACGGTATTATTGTCTTGTATgaaactatatatattttagaatGTACGTATATACTTTTGATCTTCATATAAATATGAAATGTAACAAATGCAATCTAGGGGACTTAGCTTGCATGTGGAGCAAAAATATATTTCAcacttaaatataatataatatagtagaacaatttttattttttttttgttttgtaggATCAATAATTCTAAACTAACTATTCATTCGCAGTACTACCATCTTACATATTGTACCGATAGACGATTAGAAATAATATTATTCACAACGTTAATTATCCATCTCTCCGTTTCTAGCTAGGTCAAAAGGATTTGGTCCATTCCGATGTACTTTAATTTTACCAGTTGCGTGGCTTTTGGATATCGAGCCTTTTGATCTTGCTCTAACAACGTACATTCGGAACAGAacattatattaataatcaGGTAGAACAACAAGTACCTTAATATTTGGTATATCAAGCCaatttatatatgtaaataattttatccTCACCTAAAACTATTTAAAAAgtctttaatttaatttttattattattttctaagATAAATAAGTGGAATTTGGTTCATTTGTACCCTAACTCTGTTTCGTCTAAATTTTGGGGATTTTTCTTCCAAGGGCACGGATCGTCTGGACGAAAGAAATGGCCGTGACTTCTGATGATCACGCCACAACGGTCTGCACCCACTGGTAAGTTCTTTCTGATTCTTTTTATATTTGCTTTTGCTTTCGTAATTCTTGGATATCGCCTCATTATGAAGAATTAATTTAGTTTTTGGATGTGatcaatcattttcttcttccaTCAACTCGCTCCCTATCCAATACCtactttattttataataatcttTATGTTGGCTTCATGAAGCCTATGTACTATGATCCCGCAACTGAACATAGCTGCAGATTATTTGTGCCAAGATTTGCGTGATGATTGTCGTCAACTGTGAATGTTCTCAACGCTTGTGTTACTCTAGTGATTTATTTTGTATCAACAATTTTACTGTGAAAATCTATGGGTCTAGAAGCACAGACCCTGATTGCCGATACTCATTTTTTGGTCTATGTTTATTGAAAAGGTAAGAAATAAATGAGCTGAGTTGGG
The DNA window shown above is from Primulina huaijiensis isolate GDHJ02 chromosome 12, ASM1229523v2, whole genome shotgun sequence and carries:
- the LOC140990589 gene encoding LOW QUALITY PROTEIN: E3 ubiquitin-protein ligase WAV3-like (The sequence of the model RefSeq protein was modified relative to this genomic sequence to represent the inferred CDS: inserted 2 bases in 2 codons; substituted 1 base at 1 genomic stop codon) encodes the protein MKEAIHGKTDNHITSNSKSPTTISASNPSSPRSPFSFFKNTLRLSRAGCGVCMQSVRTCQGMAIYTAEFSHVFHFPCIASHVRNQDALICPVCNIIWKDVPLLSTHNQHHDQNRQIPTNNNPMSSSKYTDQGCLKSYADDEPLVSPKFDHILKGSRLTESDEFQEVQEFREFLMNHISSSDNTFSSIRESRNVEVSLLPEAAVLCLGQTYVVVLKIKAPPPLPXATAFPLRAPIDLVTVLNVSERMGGTKLQTLKRTMHLVISSLGPADRLSVVAFAITPKRLMPLMRMTVQGQRSARRIVDRLSCRDGSSMGEALKQATIVLQDRRQRNLVASIMLLSDGHDDISPTDNDTTQQHGSPHVSSTRFSHIELSINSSHKATEAGISHEQAEEAFSKFVGGLLSVVVHDLKIQLSFATGSVKVGNLYAEEERQLYIELRVPHSNLRSQHCVLSVSCSHKDPATQEVICVGDHASLLPKPDDVQSEVPKVEHLRYSFISTRAVAESRXLIEXDELCSAMRLFSSARSLLLQSRSESALELVRVLEAELAKVQCRQLCKEAEDAKKLVNRGFGDA